A stretch of the Lineus longissimus chromosome 12, tnLinLong1.2, whole genome shotgun sequence genome encodes the following:
- the LOC135496555 gene encoding uncharacterized protein LOC135496555, giving the protein MSTTRIFALLFTMLLQNGLNVRPQKVIAECDPDKGVCDWWIRPLAVNQSIETWSNASSVGLKVPNQAQEPFWDSQNSDGRFFLLISKSGTEGVASMTAKITTTVTGIQRYCIQFHYWLYGVRDPGPRAAPSLTVRVSETGGMHKIWYDKWNRGRDWLFTEAEWMSAATEFNVTIDGRRGKQGAVAVDNIRLIEGKCPGPAEGIRKATLGEDVTVQYNHVSYTVSLNFSSPSTGCEAICKRRRMDVATLSHARTMFKSSANYAPNCYDMAEKCKEEAPDGGCDGSRYKDWTRQQIGNNCSISCEHCESKIFRYDTCGWNVYRLCIFYSEAGECNKNPEWNLKFCPRSCDSCGFLGTSNRIFTSSFWMKEDNAITGLKEMAWEGLDAALTGLCPAYNIHLGFIRQPCNALIPCLCADYEVPVYTDVISEVSIDKKPTIENTSDAACEATDGRQQVKVINLDLGKEHHVTSVMVSIEKEKTTPVGYFGPLAEPPTSPLARDPYFSVAVGRPSYVSSLIPDDWEGPAPVANDGSRDNLHEKKVPQCTYTATGATKGVHWWYVDLQGLYEVHAVTVTRRYATEDSDFTDFRIVVSNSSLVGKNMTEYFQKSPGLCHNGTVIPVKTPTLTFQCEQEIIGRYVVIMKSQLDKGIALVVCEMEVHGQPVSRSQDAVLGLPFCPDDAARLIGGNCYKSIGRAESYVQQVVNCRRWDPPFSHIVPFEDLSQVEKDALRVWLFNRFIFGKVWTKSHSSDGVQCNQLDIQFKTYTIVLTPCIRMLGALCRSKARNVYPTPLVGLPVPESGPNLEVTYDKVTFPKVKVTEDSFLLLWEMSLATMIKSTTNISLLVLQEDNNNATELTRLQLKPFIKPGINFGGFYLNKNEYLKLPKGSYVGLEAAGENLTDLLPIPKVPGNAATATEVDYYDGEEYQGSVKVNFPFRIWVLPETLGRIPQRCQTTRGADPKFNPNNYGEYRKSVLRKTDIVTVAGVHAKQYPCHDRCVNDDLCNLGIEYQHCYHLTGKEVMVGWWSLNGAFRKTCDPYYDPDIYPVAHSLKSAITVKTGSVDCTRVTSSLNRDGKLLFYCDSKASSLQISVEKAEAKICKIWAFGEIVTKYPSTDLIPKTSTMVRGNIWPPGGNTNCAPIGFSRAEMQWLQVDLLVTYNGVTAKAYYRDVPGTMAVSPKFHLFVTPTSDWSAADPYYVGLMGKVDRIISFPCSECHSGRFVTLKEVGNAKGIELCQFDVYGDRGRERRLGMASGYIVDKQITANHHIKGGEPHRARLNGVGAWCTPFDDFDKPYLQVSLTEISVISAIETQAGNGKDGVTGYTIKYGMRELDLKWYTDILGTVKVFFTENIGRDSTVHRLVTPFQCKVIRIQVEKFLNAACLRLELLGYQKDVPVDTEYKITQPMTFTSPGSPNFYGNDRTITWTITPPIGKFVRLINMTLNVAPNVAAEMKIEDWKLQSVKVCQDEYILYRNDSAPIITDAGYYVHDVSEPLQLKLHACMATAYRSMGYLEARVDFVDCPGYAFNARSCDRTFGPITTHCGYIGSPRFPAAYPDTKTCRWFIKTKPANYISVEFENFDITGDGMTCTGDKLSFVYVDNGKKVILSHHCNGYREAQTRSDWNTLLLEYNRVRTPVEAGKGFIAKFTSIDPIKEQVLNYTEGHCEDGWLRFMSGCYKYVNNNNVTLTWTQAEEKCKSLAADSHLTSIEDDYQRDFILHSLFFKWPFISENKDIYIGLTDQGHEGRFSWTDGSPFSYSNWDDGQPDGSALEGCSLLKIDSLNNRRYWNDIPCAIKMTSQYICKTPAKSVTQYSITDLSGVIGAWKQSCDLHRQFKCTNGNCIQNFLVCNAHDDCGDGSDEISCQTIKDVCPLNRFRCENGNCILISKYCDHVFDCAGGEDEAGCVWVDCNPGEFRCANGQCIKNTTLARNFVKDCVDGSDENIIGCPGFQCYSGECIPQKLHCDGIVDCMGIYKEDETGCAGLNEKKRGDGYLNCSSTGLPYNATQRCIYDKDMFGYSTACRDQSHLQRCEDFQCPNDHMKCPDHYCIPVKMICDDVIDCPSGEDERKCNDYTCPGMFKCSNSKNCIPQSAVCDGIKTCRDGDDELSCSPCPAECGCVGDSYQCSGKGSVSLPKIPSGAREINMSGNTLTSLSETFHFPFLAKLVLSSNNISHIAENVFSKLVNLFHLDLRFNKLQVISSNLFNGLARLKVLMLTGNPAVNAIEGSAFVVNKDGGGMAVTRMNLSNMAIEELYNMSLAGLEEAVTLDLANNKLHTISTSAFAKKPKLQTLNISGNDVTNFNGREAFQSLPNLQNLKSDHFRFCCQAPQVAEENCFPQKDAFSSCTDLVRLDVLRIFLWLLGSVAVLGNILVLLLRFLAREPVTANTSIIISLALADFLMGVYLFIIAGADMAFRGFYIEVDEAWRTGPGCAIAGFLSVLSSEVSVFTLAIMSVDRFLVVVFPFSKQKINLRKARILIGLSWLVGAILAGIPLIPNDYFQGKFYSRSGVCLSLHLTSDTTPGWEYSVAVNLGLNLAAFVIIAVTYGWMYLVIRRSAEMMKGKATRKKGENQEMAIARKMALIILTDFACWMPIIILGLAAMSGNVVIPGDVYAWIAVFVLPINSAANPVLYTLSSFDTLKKILFKKDPKAEAMSKTSMSYVDTQDDDDDSTVKLVNCYRDGSQLLPYVPDNPQMKTLGVTLKEGAENITLKDMVVVLRYLGKAMMALHSGGLTAVSITVDDVGLFFEEKWKPGGMIHSAYLCSGVKQASTERDLKENIEEYGSLCKKLLRHHAAHKKGT; this is encoded by the exons ATGTCGACAACACGGATTTTTGCGCTCTTGTTCACGATGCTTCTTCAGAATGGACTGAATGTCAGGCCCCAGAAAGTTATAG CGGAGTGTGACCCCGATAAAGGAGTCTGTGATTGGTGGATTCGTCCACTCGCTGTTAACCAATCAATTGAGACGTGGTCGAACGCAAGCAGCGTTGGCTTGAAAGTTCCCAATCAAGCCCAGGAGCCTTTCTGGGATTCACAAAACTCAG ATGGGAGATTTTTCCTTCTGATCAGCAAATCGGGCACGGAGGGTGTGGCTAGTATGACAGCAAAGATTACAACGACGGTCACAGGCATTCAAAG GTACTGCATCCAGTTTCACTACTGGTTGTACGGGGTTAGAGACCCTGGGCCTCGTGCTGCACCGAGTCTGACAGTCAGGGTATCAGAAACTGGCGGCATGCACAAGATATGGTATGACAAATGGAACAGGGGACGAGACTGGTTGTTTACAGAGGCAGAATGGATGTCCGCCGCAACTGAATTCAAT GTGACCATTGATGGCCGGCGTGGCAAACAAGGAGCCGTTGCCGTCGACAACATTCGCCTCATAGAGGGTAAATGCCCTGGCCCAGCCGAAG GGATTCGAAAAGCCACCTTAGGGGAAGATGTCACAGTACAATACAATCATGTTAGTTATACAGTCAGCCTTAACTTCTCTTCTCCGTCAACCGGTTGCGAGGCTATATGCAAGAGAAGGCGCATGGACGTTGCCACGCTCAGCCACGCGAGGACAATGTTCAAGAGCAGCGCAAATTACG CTCCGAACTGTTACGACATGGCTGAAAAATGCAAGGAAGAGGCCCCCGATGGGGGATGCGATGGGTCGAGGTACAAGGATTGGACCAGGCAACAGATCGGAAACAACTGCTCAATTTCTTGCGAACATTGCGAATCAAAGA TCTTTAGATATGATACATGTGGATGGAATGTCTACAGGCTGTGCATCTTTTATTCGGAAGCAGGGGAATGTAACAAAAACCCTGAATGGAATTTAAAGTTTTGTCCAAGATCATGTGACTCATGTGGTTTCCTCGGAACATCCAACAGAATATTTA CATCAAGTTTTTGGATGAAGGAGGACAATGCTATCACTGGACTGAAGGAAATGGCGTGGGAGGGCTTGGATGCTGCTTTGACGGGCCTATGCCCCGCCTACAACATTCACCTTGGCTTTATCAGGCAGCCCTGTAATGCACTCATTCCCTGCTTATGTGCGGACTATGAAG TGCCTGTATACACTGATGTTATTTCGGAAGTTTCAATTGACAAGAAACCCACAATAGAAAACACATCAGACGCAGCTTGTGAGGCTACTGATGGACGTcaacaggtcaaggtcatcaacCTCGATCTGGGAAAGGAACATCATGTGACATCGGTGATGGTCTCAattgaaaaag AGAAGACAACACCTGTTGGTTACTTTGGCCCCCTTGCGGAACCGCCCACATCACCCCTTGCGCGGGATCCAT ATTTCAGCGTTGCAGTCGGCCGACCGTCCTATGTGAGTTCGCTCATACCGGACGACTGGGAAGGCCCAGCACCAGTTGCGAACGACGGTAGTCGGGACAACTTGCATGAAAAAAAGGTCCCGCAGTGCACCTATACGGCAACGGGTGCGACGAAGGGGGTGCATTGGTGGTATGTCGACCTTCAAGGTCTATACGAGGTACATGCGGTGACGGTCACTAGGCGCTACGCCACCG AAGACTCAGATTTCACTGATTTCCGAATCGTGGTTAGCAACTCTTCGCTAGTAGGCAAAAACATGACTGAATACTTCCAGAAATCTCCGGGCCTTTGCCATAATGGGACAGTCATTCCAGTGAAGACCCCGACCTTGACATTTCAATGTGAACAGGAGATAATTGGGCGTTACGTTGTGATTATGAAATCCCAACTTGATAAAGGTATTGCTCTTGTCGTGTGCGAGATGGAGGTGCATGGTCAGCCGGTCAGTAGATCCCAAG atGCAGTTCTTGGACTCCCATTCTGTCCCGATGATGCAGCCCGTCTAATCGGAGGCAACTGCTACAAGTCCATCGGCCGTGCCGAGTCGTACGTCCAGCAGGTTGTCAACTGCCGGCGCTGGGACCCGCCCTTCTCGCATATTGTGCCCTTTGAGGATCTAAGTCAAGTCGAAAAGGACGCATTGCGGGTGTGGCTGTTTAACCGTTTTATTTTTGGAAAGGTCTGGACAAAAAGCCACAGTAGTGACG GAGTTCAATGCAACCAGCTAGATATTCAGTTCAAGACATACACTATTGTCCTAACTCCCTGCATAAGAATGCTTGGCGCACTATGTCGGAGCAAGGCACGAA ATGTCTACCCAACTCCATTGGTCGGACTACCTGTTCCCGAATCAGGGCCCAACCTGGAGGTCACATACGACAAGGTCACGTTcccgaaggtcaaggtcacggaggACTCCTTCCTCCTTCTATGGGAGATGTCCTTAGCAACGATGATAAAAAGCACCACCAACATATCCCTTCTAGTTCTTCAGGAGGACAACAATAACGCCACCGAGTTAACTCGACTACAGCTGAAACCATTCATTAAGCCGGGGATAAATTTCGGTGGCTTCTATCTCAATAAGAATGAGTATTTAAAACTCCCCAAAGGAAGTTACGTTGGCTTGGAGGCGGCGGGGGAAAACCTGACTGACCTGTTGCCCATTCCGAAGGTGCCGGGTAATGCTGCGACGGCCACGGAGGTGGATTATTATGATGGCGAAGAGTATCAAGGCAGCGTGAAAGTTAATTTTCCGTTCAGGATTTGGGTTCTGCCGGAGACGCTGG GTCGCATACCACAACGTTGCCAAACTACCCGAGGGGCTGATCCGAAATTTAACCCAAACAATTATGGAGAATACCGAAAGTCTGTTTTGAGGAAAACTGACATTGTGACAGTTGCTGGTGTCCACGCTAAGCAGTATCCTTGCCACGACCGTTGTGTCAATGACGATCTCTGCAACTTGGGTATCGAGTACCAACATTGCTATCACTTGACTGGAAAAGAGGTAATGGTTGGCTGGTGGAGCCTGAATGGCGCATTTAGGAAGACTTGTGACCCATATTATGATCCTG ATATATATCCGGTGGCGCATTCTCTCAAGTCGGCCATTACTGTGAAAACCGGAAGTGTGGACTGCACCCGCGTGACGTCATCCTTGAATAGAGATGGCAAACTGTTGTTTTATTGCGATAGCAAGGCGTCTTCTCTTCAAATATCTGTCGAGAAGGCCGAGGCAAAGATTTGCAAAATATGGGCATTCGGAGAAATAG ttaCCAAATATCCATCCACTGATTTGATTCCAAAGACGTCCACGATGGTGCGCGgaaacatttggccccctggtggcaacaCCAACTGCGCCCCGATTGGATTCAGCCGAGCCGAGATGCAGTGGCTCCAAGTGGATCTGTTAGTGACCTACAACGGAGTGACAG CCAAAGCGTACTACAGAGATGTACCAGGGACGATGGCCGTATCCCCCAAGTTCCACCTGTTTGTGACTCCAACATCGGACTGGAGTGCAGCCGACCCATATTACGTGGGACTGATGGGCAAGGTCGACCGGATTATTTCCTTTCCATGTTCAGAGTGCCACAGTGGTCGGTTTGTCACATTAAAGGAGGTCGGGAATGCCAAGGGGATTGAGCTGTGTCAGTTTGACGTTTATGGTGACC GTGGTCGTGAACGTCGTTTAGGGATGGCAAGCGGCTATATCGTGGATAAGCAAATAACGGCAAACCATCACATCAAGGGAGGGGAGCCGCACAGAGCCCGCCTCAACGGCGTGGGTGCTTGGTGTACCCCGTTTGATGACTTCGACAAGCCTTACTTACAG GTTTCACTGACTGAAATTTCTGTAATTAGTGCCATAGAAACGCAGGCAGGGAACGGCAAAGATGGCGTCACTGGGTatactataaaatatggaatgagGGAACTGGACCTAAAATGGTACACCGACATACTTGGAACAGTTAAG GTGTTTTTCACAGAGAATATCGGCAGGGACAGTACAGTACATCGCCTTGTGACGCCATTCCAATGCAAGGTCATCAGAATACAGGTGGAAAAATTTCTCAACGCGGCTTGTCTCAGGCTCGAGCTCCTTGGCTATCAAAAAGACG TGCCAGTTGACACGGAATACAAGATCACACAACCAATGACCTTCACGAGTCCAGGCAGCCCGAACTTTTACGGAAACGACCGAACGATCACTTGGACAATTACACCTCCGATAGGGAAGTTTGTCAGGTTGATCAACATGACGTTGAACGTTGCGCCTAATGTTGCAGCAGAA ATGAAAATCGAAGACTGGAAGTTACAATCGGTCAAGGTCTGCCAAGACGAATACATCCTCTACCGGAATGACTCGGCACCGATTATTACAGATGCTGGCTACTATGTCCATGATGTCTCTGAACCCCTTCAGTTGAAGCTACATGCCTGCATGGCCACCGCCTACCGCTCAATGGGCTATCTTGAAGCAAGGGTTGACTTCGTCG ATTGTCCAGGCTATGCCTTTAATGCCAGGTCATGTGACCGAACATTTGGCCCAATCACAACTCACTGTGGATACATCGGCTCACCTAGATTCCCCGCGGCGTATCCGGACACAAAAACTTGCAGGTGGTTTATAAAAACGAAACCAGCGAACTACATCAGTGTGGAGTTCGAAAATTTTGACATTACTGGTGACGGAATGACATGCACTGGGGATAAACTATCTTTCGTATATGTGGACAATGGCAAAAAG GTTATATTAAGTCACCACTGCAATGGTTACCGGGAGGCACAAACTAGGTCGGACTGGAACACCCTGCTGCTTGAATACAATCGGGTTCGGACACCAGTTGAGGCCGGCAAGGGATTCATCGCCAAGTTCACCAGCATCGACCCAATCAAGGAGCAAGTGTTAAACTATACTGAAG GGCACTGTGAAGATGGATGGCTACGCTTCATGTCCGGCTGCTACAAATATGTCAACAATAACaacgtgaccttgacctggacCCAGGCGGAGGAGAAGTGCAAATCATTAGCCGCCGATTCGCACTTGACTAGTATCGAAGATGACTACCAACGTGACTTTATTTTGCACAGTCTGTTCTTTAAGTGGCCGTTTatttctgaaaataaagataTTTATATTG GCCTGACCGACCAAGGGCATGAAGGGAGGTTTAGTTGGACCGATGGTTCACCTTTTTCTTACTCCAACTG GGACGATGGCCAGCCCGATGGGAGTGCCCTAGAGGGGTGCAGTCTACTGAAGATTGATAGCCTAAACAATCGCCGTTACTGGAATGATATCCCTTGCGCGATTAAGATGACATCACAGTACATTTGCAAGACACCAGCTAAAT CTGTCACTCAGTACTCAATCACAGATTTGAGTGGCGTAATTGGCGCATGGAAACAATCTTGTGACCTTCATCGCCAATTCAAGTGCACAAACGGCAACTGCATACAAAACTTCCTAGTCTGTAATGCGCATGACGACTGTGGTGACGGAAGTGACGAAATCAGCTGTCAAACCATCAAAGACGTCTGTCCTCTCAATCGATTCCGTTGTGAAAATGGCAACTGTATCTTGATTTCGAAGTATTGTGACCACGTGTTTGATTGTGCTGGGGGCGAGGATGAGGCTGGTTGTG TCTGGGTCGACTGCAACCCCGGAGAGTTCCGCTGCGCTAATGGCCAATGCATCAAGAACACAACATTGGCTAGGAACTTCGTCAAAGACTGTGTCGATGGATCTGATGAAAATATCATAG GTTGTCCAGGGTTTCAGTGTTACAGTGGTGAATGTATCCCACAGAAACTACATTGTGACGGCATCGTAGACTGCATGGGGATCTACAAAGAGGATGAGACGGGCTGTGCAGGGCTTAATGAAAAGAAACGAG GAGATGGGTACTTGAACTGCTCGAGCACCGGCCTGCCCTACAACGCCACCCAAAGATGCATCTATGATAAAGACATGTTCGGCTATTCCACGGCATGCAGAGATCAATCGCACCTTCAGAGATGTG AAGATTTCCAGTGTCCGAATGACCACATGAAATGTCCAGACCACTATTGTATCCCAGTAAAAATGATCTgcgatgacgtcatcgattgtCCCTCTGGTGAGGACGAAAGGAAGTGCA atGACTACACTTGCCCCGGCATGTTCAAGTGCAGTAACTCCAAGAATTGTATCCCACAGTCGGCTGTGTGTGATGGTATCAAGACCTGTCGGGATGGAGATGACGAGCTCAGCTGCTCACCCTGTCCGGCGGAGTGCGGATGTGTCGGCGACTCCTACCAATGCTCGGGAAAGGGCTCAGTGTCGCTTCCGAAGATTCCCAGTGGAGCAAGGGAAATAAACATGTCTGGCAACACACTCACATCCCTTTCCGAGACTTTCCACTTTCCATTCCTTGCAAAGCTGGTTTTGAGCAGCAACAACATTTCCCACATCGCAGAGAACGTGTTTAGCAAACTAGTCAATCTTTTCCATTTGGATTTAAGATTTAATAAGCTGCAAGTGATTTCTTCAAACTTATTCAATGGATTGGCAAGGCTGAAAGTTTTAATGTTGACAGGAAATCCCGCGGTAAATGCAATTGAAGGTAGTGCTTTTGTcgtaaacaaagatggcggcggGATGGCAGTGACCCGGATGAACCTATCCAATATGGCGATCGAGGAACTTTACAACATGTCACTGGCAGGTTTAGAAGAAGCAGTAACTCTCGACCTGGCGAATAACAAGTTGCACACTATCTCCACAAGCGCTTTCGCGAAAAAACCAAAGCTTCAAACTTTGAATATTTCTGGGAATGATGTGACGAATTTCAATGGCAGGGAAGCTTTCCAATCGTTGCcaaatttgcaaaatttgaaATCGGACCATTTTCGGTTCTGTTGCCAAGCCCCACAGGTTGCAGAGGAGAATTGTTTCCCCCAGAAAGACGCATTTTCATCTTGTACAGATCTTGTCCGTCTGGATGTGTTAAGAATCTTTCTGTGGTTATTGGGAAGCGTGGCAGTCCTTGGTAACATTTTGGTACTTCTACTCCGTTTCCTGGCACGAGAACCTGTCACCGCGAACACCAGTATCATTATAAGTCTGGCCCTTGCGGATTTTCTGATGGGGGTGTACCTTTTCATCATCGCCGGGGCAGACATGGCGTTTAGAGGATTCTACATCGAAGTGGACGAGGCATGGCGGACTGGCCCAGGGTGCGCGATCGCAGGATTTCTCTCAGTCCTCTCAAGTGAGGTATCGGTCTTTACCCTCGCTATCATGTCCGTGGACAGATTCCTCGTGGTCGTATTCCCCTTCAGTAAGCAAAAAATCAACCTCCGAAAGGCGAGAATCCTCATCGGCCTGTCCTGGCTCGTCGGCGCAATCCTCGCGGGGATCCCTCTTATTCCGAACGACTATTTTCAAGGGAAGTTCTACTCCAGGTCCGGTGTATGTCTGTCTCTGCACCTCACGAGTGATACAACTCCAGGCTGGGAGTACTCGGTCGCGGTGAACCTCGGTCTGAATCTCGCTGCCTTCGTCATCATTGCCGTGACCTATGGATGGATGTATTTAGTCATCAGGAGGTCTGCCGAGATGATGAAGGGCAAAGCAACCCGGAAGAAGGGAGAAAACCAGGAGATGGCTATTGCCCGAAAGATGGCGCTGATTATTTTGACCGATTTTGCCTGTTGGATGCCGATTATCATCTTAG GACTGGCCGCCATGTCGGGAAATGTAGTCATTCCAGGTGATGTCTACGCCTGGATCGCTGTTTTCGTACTACCCATCAACAGCGCCGCCAACCCTGTTTTATACACACTATCATCTTTTGACACACTCAA GAAAATCCTTTTCAAAAAGGACCCAAAAGCAGAAGCTATGAGCAAAACAAGTATGTCTTACG TCGACACccaagatgatgacgatgattcgACCGTCAAGTTAGTGAACTGTTACCGAGACGGCAGCCAGTTGTTACCTTACGTGCCCGACAACCCTCAGATGAAGACACTGGGCGTAACGCTCAAGGAAGGCGCCGAGAATATCACCTTAAAGGATATGGTCGTCGTCCTGAGATATTTGGGCAAGGCTATGATGGCACTGCATTCCGGTGGCCTGACCGCTGTCAGTATTACAGTGGATGATGTTGGTCTTTTCTTTGAAGAAAAG TGGAAGCCTGGCGGCATGATTCACTCCGCTTACCTCTGCTCAGGGGTGAAGCAGGCCTCAACTGAGAGAGACCTCAAGGAAAACATTGAGGAGTATGGCAGTCTGTGCAAGAAACTGCTCCGGCATCATGCGGCACACAAGAAGGGGACTTAA